In Raphanus sativus cultivar WK10039 chromosome 5, ASM80110v3, whole genome shotgun sequence, the following proteins share a genomic window:
- the LOC108859697 gene encoding cation/H(+) antiporter 19-like, translated as MATPNATGNCPAPMIATSNGAFQNENPLDYALPMIILQICLVVVFTRLLAYLLKPLKQPRVIAEIIGGILLGPTALGRSKVYLETIFPEKSMTVLDTLANIGLLFFLFLVGLELDFAAIRKTGKKSLLIALAGISLPFIIGVGASFVLSSTISKGVHQLPFIVFMGVALSITAFPVLARILAELKLLTTDVGRMAMSAAGVNDIAAWIFLALAIALSGNDSSPLVPLWVLLCGSGFVIFAVLVIKPILGYMARRCPEGEPVKELYVCVTLTLVLAASFLTDTIGIHALFGAFVVGIVTPKQGPFCRILTEKIEDLVSGLLLPLYFASSGLKTDVTTIRGAQSWGLLVLVIVTTCFGKIVGTVGASMLCKVPFREAMALGVLMNTKGLVELIVLNIGKDRKVLNDQVFAILVLMALVTTFITTPLLLAIYKPARKGAPYKHRTIQRKDHDSELRLLACFHSTRNIPTLINMIESSRGTGLKGRLCVYAMHLMELSERSSAIAMVHKARYNGLPIWNKIERSTDQMVIAFEGYQHLRAVAVRPMTAISDLSTIHEDICTSAHQKRVAMILLPFHKHQRMDGAMESIGHAFHEVNKRVLEQAPCSVGILVDRGLGGASHVVASEVDYKIVVPFFGGLDDREALSYGMKMVEHPGITLTILKFVASRGGTLKRFEKGEVGEDEKKEKEIDEEFLRELMNDPRGNESLAYEERVVESKDDVHATLKAKSKCNLFVVGRNAAVVPLVNSTDCPELGPVGRLLSSSEFSTTASVLVVQGYDSAADTRPVDEDESYEQSSREIGDSTV; from the exons ATGGCTACCCCCAACGCAACAGGGAACTGCCCGGCTCCAATGATAGCTACTTCTAATGGAGCCTTCCAAAACGAAAACCCTCTTGATTACGCGCTTCCTATGATCATCCTACAGATCTGCTTGGTGGTTGTGTTTACAAGGCTCTTAGCTTACCTTCTTAAACCTCTTAAACAGCCCCGCGTCATTGCCGAGATCATT GGAGGGATACTTCTTGGGCCTACTGCTTTGGGACGAAGCAAGGTGTATTTAGAAACCATCTTCCCAGAGAAGAGCATGACGGTTTTAGACACGCTCGCAAACATTggtctcctcttcttcttgttcctaGTTGGGCTTGAGCTTGACTTTGCAGCCATCCGAAAAACCGGAAAGAAATCACTATTGATAGCCTTAGCTGGGATCTCACTTCCTTTTATAATAGGTGTAGGTGCATCTTTTGTTCTCAGCTCAACCATAAGCAAAGGAGTCCATCAGCTACCCTTTATAGTCTTCATGGGTGTTGCCTTATCAATCACTGCCTTCCCTGTGCTAGCTCGTATCCTAGCTGAGCTAAAGCTTCTGACAACCGACGTTGGACGTATGGCCATGTCAGCAGCTGGAGTCAACGACATTGCAGCTTGGATATTCCTTGCACTCGCCATTGCTCTCTCAGGAAACGACAGTTCTCCTCTAGTACCTCTTTGGGTCCTCCTCTGTGGATCCGGTTTTGTGATCTTTGCTGTTTTGGTTATCAAACCTATCCTTGGCTATATGGCTAGACGCTGTCCTGAAGGAGAGCCCGTGAAGGAGCTCTATGTATGTGTCACTCTAACATTAGTTTTAGCTGCAAGCTTTCTGACAGACACTATTGGGATACACGCGCTGTTCGGCGCGTTTGTTGTCGGTATAGTGACTCCTAAACAAGGACCGTTTTGTAGGATCTTGACTGAGAAGATAGAGGATCTTGTCTCGGGGCTTCTCCTACCGTTGTACTTTGCGTCAAGCGGTTTAAAAACCGATGTAACAACCATCAGAGGTGCGCAATCATGGGGACTTTTAGTTCTTGTAATAGTCACTACTTGTTTCGGGAAGATTGTAGGAACCGTTGGGGCCTCGATGCTATGTAAGGTTCCTTTTAGAGAAGCTATGGCACTTGGGGTACTAATGAACACCAAAGGTTTAGTAGAGCTTATTGTTCTAAACATCGGTAAGGACCGGAAGGTGTTGAACGATCAAGTCTTTGCCATCTTAGTACTAATGGCATTGGTCACAACTTTTATTACAACACCACTTTTGTTGGCGATTTATAAGCCAGCGAGGAAAGGAGCACCTTACAAGCATAGAACAATCCAAAGAAAAGACCATGACTCCGAGTTGCGTCTACTCGCTTGCTTCCACAGTACACGCAACATACCTACGTTGATCAACATGATAGAATCATCGAGAGGAACAGGGCTAAAGGGACGTCTCTGCGTCTACGCCATGCATCTGATGGAGCTCTCCGAGCGGTCATCGGCGATCGCGATGGTCCACAAAGCTCGGTACAACGGTCTCCCGATATGGAACAAGATAGAGAGGTCGACGGATCAGATGGTGATCGCTTTCGAAGGCTACCAGCATCTACGAGCGGTTGCGGTTAGACCGATGACGGCGATCTCTGATCTCAGCACCATCCACGAGGATATCTGCACGAGCGCGCACCAGAAACGGGTAGCGATGATTCTCCTCCCGTTCCACAAGCATCAGAGAATGGACGGAGCGATGGAGTCGATAGGACACGCGTTCCACGAGGTGAACAAACGTGTCCTGGAGCAAGCTCCTTGCTCCGTGGGGATACTCGTGGATAGAGGACTCGGAGGAGCGTCTCACGTTGTGGCCAGCGAAGTCGATTACAAGATCGTGGTGCCGTTCTTCGGAGGGTTAGACGACAGAGAAGCGCTCTCTTACGGGATGAAGATGGTGGAGCATCCGGGGATCACGCTCACCATCCTCAAGTTCGTAGCCTCGAGAGGAGGGACGTTGAAGAGGTTCGAGAAAGGTGAAGTGGGTGAAGAtgagaagaaggagaaagagatAGACGAAGAGTTTCTGAGGGAGCTGATGAACGATCCGAGAGGGAATGAGTCGTTGGCCTACGAGGAGAGAGTCGTTGAGAGCAAAGACGACGTTCACGCGACGCTCAAGGCGAAGAGTAAGTGTAACCTGTTTGTTGTCGGGAGAAACGCGGCGGTTGTGCCGTTGGTTAATAGTACGGATTGTCCCGAGTTAGGACCGGTTGGACGTTTGTTGTCGTCTTCGGAGTTTTCGACTACTGCGTCGGTGCTTGTTGTTCAGGGATATGATTCGGCTGCGGATACACGGCCGGTTGATGAAGATGAGAGTTACGAGCAGTCTTCTAGAGAAATTGGAGACTCAACCGTTTGA